The Corynebacterium sp. SCR221107 genome includes the window TGAGCATGGTGGTTAAAGCCTTTCTATTAGTGCAGCTCGAGGCGGCGGGACATGTCGGAGGCGAAGACGCCGGTCGGGTCGATGGCATTGCGGGTCTTGAGCCAACCCTCCATGCCTGGGTACATCTTGTGGAAGTTCTCGGCGGAGGTGCGCGACTCCTTGGCCAGGTACAGGCGGCCGCCGAACTCCATGACGCGGCGATCGAGATCGTCGAGGAAAGCGCCGAGACCCGGCTTGATCGGGAAGTCCACACACACGTTCCAGCCCGGCATCGGGTAGGACAGCGGGGCCTTGTTGCCCGGGCCGAACAGCTTGAACACATTCAGCGCCGAGTAGTGGCCGGACTTTTGCATGTCGCGGATGATCTCCTTGAACGGCTCCACGGCATCCATCGGAACCACGAACTGGTATTGCAGGAAGCCCTTGGAACCGTAACCGCGGTTCCACTCGCCGATGAGATCCAGCGGCTGGTAGAACTGCGTGAGGTTCTTGATCTTGTTCCGCGCCGGGGCGCCCATCATGTAGTAGGCCTCGCCGATGGCCATGAGCGTGAGCTTGTTCATGGTAAAGGACGGGAAGATGTCCGGCACGGTCATCAGCTGCGGGGCGTTGAACTTCAGCGGATCCTTGGCCAGCTTCGGGGCCAGCTCCTCAAGTTGTGCCAGGGTTGCCAGCGAACCGCGGGAGATGGTGGAGCGGCCGAGCTTGGGTTCGGGGGAGATGACGTCGAACCATGCAGAAGAATAGGTGTAGTTCTTCTCCGAACCGTCGGAGTGGAAGGCCACCGTCTCGTCTAAGTTGTTGGTGCGGTCGGTGTCTGAGACGAAGTAGGCGGTTTCCGTCTTGGTCATCTTGATGGTGGCGCGCACGATGATGCCGGTCAGCCCCATGCCGCCGACGGTGGCCCAGAACAGCTCGCCGCTGGGGTCATCCGGGGTGCCTTCCGGCTCTAGGTGCAGGATGCGGCCGTCGGCTACCAGCAGCTCCATGGAGGTGACGTGGTTGCCGAAGGAGCCTGCGGAGTGGTGGTTCTTGCCGTGGATGTCCGGGCCGATGGCGCCACCGATGGTGACCTGGCGCGTACCGGGAAGGACTGGAACCCACAGGCCATACGGCAGGGCTGCCTTCATGAGCTGATCCAGGGTGACGCCGCCGTCGACGTCGACGAGGGCGGTCTCCGGGTCGATGGAGTGAATCTTGTTCAGAGCCTGCATGTCCACCACGAGGCCGCCGGCGTTTTGGGCCGGGTCGCCGTAGGAGCGTCCCATGCCGCGGGCGATGACGCCGCGCTTGAGGTAGTCCGGCTTGTCGGCGTTGTCCTCGGCGACAAGCTTGACGGCCTTGACGATTTCGTCGAGGTCCGGAGTGCTGAGAACCTGTGCGGTGGTGGGCGCCGTGCGTCCCCAACCGTTGAGTTTCTTGGCGGTTGTGTTCAGTTCCATGTGGTCGGTGTCCTACATCCTTGGTTTTCTGCCTTTCTGCCCAGCACCGCTAACGGGGCGGTTTCCGTGGACACAAGGCATTCAGCTTTTCGCTGAAGGCGCAGGCGGCCAAGGCAGTGAAGGCAGGAAAGCTCGACTCGATTTGTTCTTAAACAACAAGAGTACTCACATTGCACGCAAAAAACGCGCTGGAAGAATGTGAGATATGTTTTGTTTCGCTTTTGTTTGTGTGGGGAACTAGTCGCCTTAGAGGTCCATGAGGTCGCGAATCTCCTGCGGGAGCTCCTCCTGGCTGGTGAT containing:
- a CDS encoding FAD-binding oxidoreductase codes for the protein MELNTTAKKLNGWGRTAPTTAQVLSTPDLDEIVKAVKLVAEDNADKPDYLKRGVIARGMGRSYGDPAQNAGGLVVDMQALNKIHSIDPETALVDVDGGVTLDQLMKAALPYGLWVPVLPGTRQVTIGGAIGPDIHGKNHHSAGSFGNHVTSMELLVADGRILHLEPEGTPDDPSGELFWATVGGMGLTGIIVRATIKMTKTETAYFVSDTDRTNNLDETVAFHSDGSEKNYTYSSAWFDVISPEPKLGRSTISRGSLATLAQLEELAPKLAKDPLKFNAPQLMTVPDIFPSFTMNKLTLMAIGEAYYMMGAPARNKIKNLTQFYQPLDLIGEWNRGYGSKGFLQYQFVVPMDAVEPFKEIIRDMQKSGHYSALNVFKLFGPGNKAPLSYPMPGWNVCVDFPIKPGLGAFLDDLDRRVMEFGGRLYLAKESRTSAENFHKMYPGMEGWLKTRNAIDPTGVFASDMSRRLELH